A single genomic interval of Corylus avellana chromosome ca10, CavTom2PMs-1.0 harbors:
- the LOC132163818 gene encoding transcription factor PCL1-like, with protein MMGEEVKMTEYEERVAEWETGLPNADDLTPLSQPLIPPELASAFSISPEPYRTTLEVNRASQTTLSTLSKGLGFSTSDNFKSFAESPAGELMVVEEPDEIIDRDGSGSGSGNDPRKTRRIDCGELEADSALRAENASDDPSSTARTLKRPRLVWTPQLHKRFVDVVGHLGIKNAVPKTIMQLMNVEGLTRENVASHLQKYRLYLKRMHGLPGEVGPSGTASSTSDHQLFASTPVPQHETGAHMQIPMPYPPPMMQMPVLGVGHMGMPVGNHGFESHGAYGMMQQRDWSYHPHVGSNQE; from the coding sequence ATGATGGGTGAGGAGGTGAAGATGACCGAGTATGAGGAGCGAGTGGCGGAGTGGGAGACAGGGCTTCCGAACGCCGACGATCTCACGCCGTTGTCACAGCCGTTGATCCCGCCGGAGCTGGCCTCGGCTTTCAGCATATCGCCGGAACCGTACCGGACAACGCTCGAGGTCAACCGGGCGTCGCAGACCACGCTCTCCACGCTCTCCAAGGGGCTGGGGTTCTCTACCAGCGATAACTTCAAATCTTTTGCCGAGAGCCCCGCCGGTGAACTGATGGTGGTGGAGGAGCCTGACGAGATCATCGATCGGGACGGGTCGGGGTCGGGCTCCGGGAACGACCCGAGAAAGACTAGAAGAATCGACTGCGGGGAGCTCGAGGCCGATTCAGCGCTCCGAGCGGAGAACGCGAGCGACGACCCGTCGTCGACCGCGCGGACCTTGAAGCGGCCGCGTTTGGTGTGGACTCCGCAGCTGCACAAGCGGTTCGTGGACGTGGTGGGCCACCTGGGGATCAAGAACGCGGTGCCCAAAACGATCATGCAACTGATGAACGTGGAGGGCCTGACCCGCGAGAACGTGGCGAGCCACCTCCAGAAGTACCGGCTTTACCTGAAGAGAATGCACGGGTTGCCCGGCGAGGTGGGCCCCTCCGGCACGGCCTCTTCGACGTCCGACCACCAGCTATTTGCGTCGACGCCGGTTCCGCAGCACGAAACCGGAGCGCATATGCAGATTCCTATGCCATATCCGCCGCCGATGATGCAGATGCCGGTTCTCGGGGTCGGGCACATGGGTATGCCGGTAGGGAATCACGGGTTCGAGTCGCATGGTGCATACGGTATGATGCAGCAGAGGGATTGGTCGTACCATCCTCATGTTGGGTCTAATCAAGAGTAG
- the LOC132164730 gene encoding pumilio homolog 1-like isoform X2 codes for MLSEIGRRPMVGGNEGSFDDDLEKEIGLLLREQRGRQDVDDLERELNLYRSGSAPPTVEGSLSAVGGLFGGGSGGGEGGSAFSEFTASKNGNGFASEEELRSDPAYLSYYYSNVNLNPRLPPPLLSKEDWRYAQRMKGGSSVLGGIGDRRKVNRTDDGGGRSLFSMPPGFNTRKQEGELESDKGRGSAEWGGDGLIGLPGLGLGSKQKSLAEIFQDDLGRPSPVTGLPSRPASRNAFDENVETLGSAEAELAHLRRELKTSDALRSGTNVQGSSVVQNMGPPSSYTYAAVLGASLSRSNTPDPQLVARAPSPCPTPIGGGRAGASEKRGITSPNSFNGVSSSITESADLVAALSGMNLSTNGVLDDENRLPSQIEQDVDNQQNYMFGLHGSQNHIKQHPYLKKSESAHLHMPSAKVSYSDSGKSNGPGSDLNSSSSDRHVELQKSALSSNNSFLKGSTNGGGGLTAQYQNVDGTNSSFTNYGLNSYNINPALASMMANQLGNQLGTGNLPHLFENVAAASAMGAPGMDSRVLAGGLPSGAAASEAHNLGRMGNQMAGSAVQAPFVDPMYLQYLRSSEYAAQYAALNDPSMDRNYLGNSYMNLLELQKAYLGALLSPQKSQYGVPLGSKSGGSNHHGYYGNPAFGVGMSYPGSPMAGGIMGPWHLDAAGMNMDESFASSLLEEFKSNKTKCFELSEIGGHVVEFSADQYGSRFIQQKLETATTDEKNMVYQEIMPQALALMTDVFGNYVVQKFFEHGLPTQRRELANKLFGHVLTLSLQMYGCRVIQKAIEVVDLDQKIRMVEELDGNVMRCVRDQNGNHVIQKCIECVPEDAIHFIVSTFFDQVVTLSTHPYGCRVIQRVLEHCNDPKTQSKVMDEILGAVSMLAQDQYGNYVVQHVLEHGKPHERSAIIKELAGKIVQMSQQKFASNVVEKCLTFGGPTERQLLVIEMLGSTDENEPLQAMMKDQFANYVVQKVLETCDDQQRELILSRIKVHLSALKKYTYGKHIVARVEKLVAAGERRIAAQSPHPA; via the exons ATGTTGAGTGAAATAGGAAGGAGACCGATGGTTGGAGGTAACGAGGGATCGTTTGATGATGACTTGGAGAAGGAGATAGGGTTGTTGCTCCGCGAACAGCGTGGTCGTCAAGACGTCGATGATCTTGAGCGCGAGCTTAATTTGTATAGAAGTGGCTCAGCTCCTCCAACTGTGGAGGGTTCATTGAGTGCAGTTGGCGGGTTGTTTGGTGGTGGCAGCGGGGGAGGCGAAGGTGGTAGTGCCTTTTCGGAGTTTACTGCAAGTAAGAATGGGAATGGTTTTGCGTCTGAGGAGGAGCTGAGGTCTGATCCAGCTTATCTTTCGTACTATTACTCGAATGTGAATCTGAACCCTCGGCTTCCGCCTCCTTTGCTTTCGAAGGAGGATTGGAGGTATGCACAAAGGATGAAAGGGGGGAGTTCAGTGTTGGGTGGGATTGGAGATAGGCGGAAAGTGAATAGGACCGATGATGGTGGCGGTAGGTCGTTGTTTTCCATGCCGCCAGGTTTTAACACGAGGAAACAAGAGGGTGAGCTTGAGTCCGACAAGGGACGTGGCTCTGCAGAATGGGGTGGTGATGGACTGATTGGTTTGCCAGGTTTGGGACTCGGAAGCAAACAAAAGAGCCTCGCTGAAATCTTTCAG GATGACTTGGGGCGTCCATCTCCTGTTACTGGACTTCCATCTCGTCCAGCCAGTCGTAATGCTTTTGATGAAAATGTTGAAACGCTAGGATCCGCTGAAGCAGAGCTAGCTCATTTGCGCCGTGAATTGAAAACTTCTGATGCTTTACGATCTGGTACAAATGTTCAGGGCTCATCTGTTGTCCAAAATATGGGGCCTCCTTCTTCATATACTTATGCTGCTGTTCTAGGAGCTTCCTTGTCAAGAAGCAACACTCCAGATCCACAACTTGTTGCTAGGGCTCCTAGCCCTTGCCCTACTCCTATTGGAGGAGGCAGAGCTGGCGCATCTGAAAAAAGAGGCATTACTAGTCCGAACTCATTCAATGGTGTCTCATCTAGCATCACTGAGTCTGCAGATCTGGTAGCTGCTTTATCTGGCATGAACTTGTCAACAAATGGTGTGCTGGATGATGAAAACCGTTTGCCATCCCAGATTGAACAGGATGTAGACAATCAACAAAATTATATGTTTGGTTTACATGGTAGTCAGAATCATATCAAGCAACATCCATACCTAAAGAAGTCGGAATCTGCGCATTTACATATGCCTTCTGCAAAAGTATCTTACTCTGATTCGGGTAAGAGTAATGGGCCTGGGTCAGACCTGAACAGCTCGTCCTCTGATAGGCATGTGGAACTGCAGAAATCTGCTCtttcttcaaataattcattCTTAAAAGGATCTACTAATGGTGGAGGTGGCTTAACTGCTCAGTATCAGAATGTAGATGGTACAAATTCATCATTTACTAACTATGGTTTGAATAGTTACAACATAAATCCAGCTTTGGCTTCCATGATGGCTAACCAACTTGGAAACCAACTTGGAACTGGTAATCTGCCACACTTGTTTGAAAATGTTGCTGCAGCATCTGCTATGGGAGCCCCTGGGATGGACTCGAGAGTTCTTGCAGGAGGCTTGCCTTCTGGAGCTGCTGCATCTGAAGCACATAATCTTGGTAGAATGGGTAACCAAATGGCAGGGAGTGCTGTTCAGGCACCATTTGTTGATCCAATGTATCTTCAGTACTTGAGGTCATCTGAGTATGCGGCACAGTATGCTGCTCTCAATGATCCCTCTATGGATAGGAACTACTTAGGTAACTCATACATGAATTTACTTGAGCTCCAGAAGGCTTATCTGGGGGCTCTTCTTTCCCCTCAGAAGTCTCAGTACGGTGTTCCGTTAGGCAGTAAATCTGGTGGGTCTAATCATCATGGTTATTACGGAAATCCTGCATTTGGTGTCGGCATGTCTTATCCTGGAAGTCCAATGGCAG GGGGTATCATGGGACCCTGGCACCTTGATGCCGCTGGAATGAACATGGATGAAAGCTTTGCGTCCTCACTTCTGGAAGAGTTTAAGAGCAATAAAACTAAGTGTTTCGAACTTTCTGAAATTGGTGGTCACGTTGTTGAATTCAG TGCGGATCAGTATGGGAGCCGATTTATTCAACAGAAACTTGAAACAGCTACAACAGATGAGAAAAACATGGTTTATCAGGAAATCATGCCCCAAGCTCTTGCTTTAATGACTGATGTTTTTGGTAATTATGTTGTTCAGAAG TTTTTTGAGCATGGACTTCCAACCCAGAGAAGGGAATTGGCCAACAAGCTTTTTGGTCATGTACTGACACTTAGCCTTCAAATGTATGGTTGTCGAGTGATCCAGAAg GCAATAGAAGTTGTTGATCTGGACCAGAAGATCAGAATGGTTGAAGAGCTTGATGGAAATGTCATGCGCTGTGTTCGTGATCAGAATGGGAACCACGTCATTCAGAAATGTATTGAATGTGTTCCGGAAGATGCAATTCACTTTATTGTCTCAACATTCTTTGATCAAGTTGTCACCCTTTCCACCCATCCATATGGTTGTCGGGTGATACAG AGAGTACTAGAGCACTGCAATGACCCAAAGACGCAAAGTAAAGTTATGGATGAGATTTTAGGAGCTGTTAGCATGCTGGCACAGGATCAGTATGGCAACTATGTTGTTCAG CACGTGCTGGAGCATGGAAAACCTCATGAACGTTCTGCTATTATCAAAGAATTAGCTGGAAAGATAGTTCAAATGAGTCAACAGAAATTTGCCTCCAATGTTGTGGAGAAGTGTTTAACTTTTGGTGGTCCTACTGAACGTCAGTTACTAGTTATTGAGATGCTTGGTTCTACTGATGAAAATGAGCCGCTTCAG GCAATGATGAAAGATCAGTTTGCAAACTATGTTGTACAAAAAGTGCTGGAGACATGTGATGATCAGCAGCGTGAGCTGATACTGTCACGAATAAAAGTTCATTTGAGTGCATTGAAAAAGTACACTTACGGAAAGCATATTGTTGCGCGTGTAGAGAAACTTGTTGCTGCTGGGG AAAGGAGAATTGCTGCTCAGTCTCCACACCCTGCTTAG
- the LOC132164730 gene encoding pumilio homolog 2-like isoform X1, with protein sequence MLSEIGRRPMVGGNEGSFDDDLEKEIGLLLREQRGRQDVDDLERELNLYRSGSAPPTVEGSLSAVGGLFGGGSGGGEGGSAFSEFTASKNGNGFASEEELRSDPAYLSYYYSNVNLNPRLPPPLLSKEDWRYAQRMKGGSSVLGGIGDRRKVNRTDDGGGRSLFSMPPGFNTRKQEGELESDKGRGSAEWGGDGLIGLPGLGLGSKQKSLAEIFQDDLGRPSPVTGLPSRPASRNAFDENVETLGSAEAELAHLRRELKTSDALRSGTNVQGSSVVQNMGPPSSYTYAAVLGASLSRSNTPDPQLVARAPSPCPTPIGGGRAGASEKRGITSPNSFNGVSSSITESADLVAALSGMNLSTNGVLDDENRLPSQIEQDVDNQQNYMFGLHGSQNHIKQHPYLKKSESAHLHMPSAKVSYSDSGKSNGPGSDLNSSSSDRHVELQKSALSSNNSFLKGSTNGGGGLTAQYQNVDGTNSSFTNYGLNSYNINPALASMMANQLGNQLGTGNLPHLFENVAAASAMGAPGMDSRVLAGGLPSGAAASEAHNLGRMGNQMAGSAVQAPFVDPMYLQYLRSSEYAAQYAALNDPSMDRNYLGNSYMNLLELQKAYLGALLSPQKSQYGVPLGSKSGGSNHHGYYGNPAFGVGMSYPGSPMAGSVIPNSPVGPGSPIRHNELNMRFPSGMRNLAGGIMGPWHLDAAGMNMDESFASSLLEEFKSNKTKCFELSEIGGHVVEFSADQYGSRFIQQKLETATTDEKNMVYQEIMPQALALMTDVFGNYVVQKFFEHGLPTQRRELANKLFGHVLTLSLQMYGCRVIQKAIEVVDLDQKIRMVEELDGNVMRCVRDQNGNHVIQKCIECVPEDAIHFIVSTFFDQVVTLSTHPYGCRVIQRVLEHCNDPKTQSKVMDEILGAVSMLAQDQYGNYVVQHVLEHGKPHERSAIIKELAGKIVQMSQQKFASNVVEKCLTFGGPTERQLLVIEMLGSTDENEPLQAMMKDQFANYVVQKVLETCDDQQRELILSRIKVHLSALKKYTYGKHIVARVEKLVAAGERRIAAQSPHPA encoded by the exons ATGTTGAGTGAAATAGGAAGGAGACCGATGGTTGGAGGTAACGAGGGATCGTTTGATGATGACTTGGAGAAGGAGATAGGGTTGTTGCTCCGCGAACAGCGTGGTCGTCAAGACGTCGATGATCTTGAGCGCGAGCTTAATTTGTATAGAAGTGGCTCAGCTCCTCCAACTGTGGAGGGTTCATTGAGTGCAGTTGGCGGGTTGTTTGGTGGTGGCAGCGGGGGAGGCGAAGGTGGTAGTGCCTTTTCGGAGTTTACTGCAAGTAAGAATGGGAATGGTTTTGCGTCTGAGGAGGAGCTGAGGTCTGATCCAGCTTATCTTTCGTACTATTACTCGAATGTGAATCTGAACCCTCGGCTTCCGCCTCCTTTGCTTTCGAAGGAGGATTGGAGGTATGCACAAAGGATGAAAGGGGGGAGTTCAGTGTTGGGTGGGATTGGAGATAGGCGGAAAGTGAATAGGACCGATGATGGTGGCGGTAGGTCGTTGTTTTCCATGCCGCCAGGTTTTAACACGAGGAAACAAGAGGGTGAGCTTGAGTCCGACAAGGGACGTGGCTCTGCAGAATGGGGTGGTGATGGACTGATTGGTTTGCCAGGTTTGGGACTCGGAAGCAAACAAAAGAGCCTCGCTGAAATCTTTCAG GATGACTTGGGGCGTCCATCTCCTGTTACTGGACTTCCATCTCGTCCAGCCAGTCGTAATGCTTTTGATGAAAATGTTGAAACGCTAGGATCCGCTGAAGCAGAGCTAGCTCATTTGCGCCGTGAATTGAAAACTTCTGATGCTTTACGATCTGGTACAAATGTTCAGGGCTCATCTGTTGTCCAAAATATGGGGCCTCCTTCTTCATATACTTATGCTGCTGTTCTAGGAGCTTCCTTGTCAAGAAGCAACACTCCAGATCCACAACTTGTTGCTAGGGCTCCTAGCCCTTGCCCTACTCCTATTGGAGGAGGCAGAGCTGGCGCATCTGAAAAAAGAGGCATTACTAGTCCGAACTCATTCAATGGTGTCTCATCTAGCATCACTGAGTCTGCAGATCTGGTAGCTGCTTTATCTGGCATGAACTTGTCAACAAATGGTGTGCTGGATGATGAAAACCGTTTGCCATCCCAGATTGAACAGGATGTAGACAATCAACAAAATTATATGTTTGGTTTACATGGTAGTCAGAATCATATCAAGCAACATCCATACCTAAAGAAGTCGGAATCTGCGCATTTACATATGCCTTCTGCAAAAGTATCTTACTCTGATTCGGGTAAGAGTAATGGGCCTGGGTCAGACCTGAACAGCTCGTCCTCTGATAGGCATGTGGAACTGCAGAAATCTGCTCtttcttcaaataattcattCTTAAAAGGATCTACTAATGGTGGAGGTGGCTTAACTGCTCAGTATCAGAATGTAGATGGTACAAATTCATCATTTACTAACTATGGTTTGAATAGTTACAACATAAATCCAGCTTTGGCTTCCATGATGGCTAACCAACTTGGAAACCAACTTGGAACTGGTAATCTGCCACACTTGTTTGAAAATGTTGCTGCAGCATCTGCTATGGGAGCCCCTGGGATGGACTCGAGAGTTCTTGCAGGAGGCTTGCCTTCTGGAGCTGCTGCATCTGAAGCACATAATCTTGGTAGAATGGGTAACCAAATGGCAGGGAGTGCTGTTCAGGCACCATTTGTTGATCCAATGTATCTTCAGTACTTGAGGTCATCTGAGTATGCGGCACAGTATGCTGCTCTCAATGATCCCTCTATGGATAGGAACTACTTAGGTAACTCATACATGAATTTACTTGAGCTCCAGAAGGCTTATCTGGGGGCTCTTCTTTCCCCTCAGAAGTCTCAGTACGGTGTTCCGTTAGGCAGTAAATCTGGTGGGTCTAATCATCATGGTTATTACGGAAATCCTGCATTTGGTGTCGGCATGTCTTATCCTGGAAGTCCAATGGCAGGTTCTGTTATTCCTAACTCTCCAGTTGGACCTGGTAGTCCTATAAGGCATAATGAGCTGAACATGCGTTTTCCTTCTGGCATGAGGAACTTAGCAGGGGGTATCATGGGACCCTGGCACCTTGATGCCGCTGGAATGAACATGGATGAAAGCTTTGCGTCCTCACTTCTGGAAGAGTTTAAGAGCAATAAAACTAAGTGTTTCGAACTTTCTGAAATTGGTGGTCACGTTGTTGAATTCAG TGCGGATCAGTATGGGAGCCGATTTATTCAACAGAAACTTGAAACAGCTACAACAGATGAGAAAAACATGGTTTATCAGGAAATCATGCCCCAAGCTCTTGCTTTAATGACTGATGTTTTTGGTAATTATGTTGTTCAGAAG TTTTTTGAGCATGGACTTCCAACCCAGAGAAGGGAATTGGCCAACAAGCTTTTTGGTCATGTACTGACACTTAGCCTTCAAATGTATGGTTGTCGAGTGATCCAGAAg GCAATAGAAGTTGTTGATCTGGACCAGAAGATCAGAATGGTTGAAGAGCTTGATGGAAATGTCATGCGCTGTGTTCGTGATCAGAATGGGAACCACGTCATTCAGAAATGTATTGAATGTGTTCCGGAAGATGCAATTCACTTTATTGTCTCAACATTCTTTGATCAAGTTGTCACCCTTTCCACCCATCCATATGGTTGTCGGGTGATACAG AGAGTACTAGAGCACTGCAATGACCCAAAGACGCAAAGTAAAGTTATGGATGAGATTTTAGGAGCTGTTAGCATGCTGGCACAGGATCAGTATGGCAACTATGTTGTTCAG CACGTGCTGGAGCATGGAAAACCTCATGAACGTTCTGCTATTATCAAAGAATTAGCTGGAAAGATAGTTCAAATGAGTCAACAGAAATTTGCCTCCAATGTTGTGGAGAAGTGTTTAACTTTTGGTGGTCCTACTGAACGTCAGTTACTAGTTATTGAGATGCTTGGTTCTACTGATGAAAATGAGCCGCTTCAG GCAATGATGAAAGATCAGTTTGCAAACTATGTTGTACAAAAAGTGCTGGAGACATGTGATGATCAGCAGCGTGAGCTGATACTGTCACGAATAAAAGTTCATTTGAGTGCATTGAAAAAGTACACTTACGGAAAGCATATTGTTGCGCGTGTAGAGAAACTTGTTGCTGCTGGGG AAAGGAGAATTGCTGCTCAGTCTCCACACCCTGCTTAG
- the LOC132163082 gene encoding receptor-like protein 6 — protein MAICSLFLSICVFGVSAGQCFGNQQSLLLQLKNNLTFDPAMSTKLARWNQSADCCSWEGVTCYEGRIIGLDLADEYITGGLNNSSSLFSLQHLQSLSLACNDFSKYHEIPSEFDKLANLSYLNLSNAGFEGQIPIAISRLTRLVTLDLSYNNLNLEDPNLNMLIQNLSGLMELHLDDVLMSEQGNEWCQALSSSLPNLRVLSLSVCNLSGPIDSSLRNLKSLSIIRLNGNDFSAPVPDFFADFKNLTSLHLSASSLPEFPPNGSLRTMLLSKTKFSGTLPPSIGNLKMLSTIHLRRCNFIGSIPNSMANLTQLVSLDMSYNSFNGSIPLFSTTKNVRILDLSENSLSGQIPICLFSLPSLRKLQLSNNQFSGQINEFSNISSHLLETLDLSSNNLGGPIPIFILELQGLKTLSLSSNHFNSSLQLGVIQQLKNLVHVDLSHNKLKTFPDFLRNQSSLICLDLSDNQIYGEIPNWVWKLHYLYDLDLSYNFLVTLEGPILNLSLYSLNLHFNQLQGQLPVISYVFNLDFSSNNFHSFVPVSFSQSLASTTLLSLSSNKFNGSIPRSICNVTNLEVLDLSNNSFSGTIPQCLIERTDTLTVLNLMINNLNGTIPDAFPNYCGLHTLALNKNQLEGGLPKSLANCIWLEVLDIGNNHIESTFPFYLKNTSMLKILVLRSNKFYGPIAHLNPNATWPLLQIVDIALNNFTGRLPIIPQSNWMAMMDHEDKEGQSQLDEMVETIIVGYQDTVTITIKGSPLKLVDIQIIFTTLDFSCNNFHGPIPEEIGELTLLYILNMSHNTLTGQIPPSLGKLSNLESLDLSSNKLSGKIHVQLADGLIFLSVLNLSFNQFVGQIPFIKQFGTFSENSFKGNKGLCGLPLKSKCIYEEPRLSPPTNEESHLNSRIVIEWNYISAELGFVFGFGIVIGPLMFWKRWRIWYSKHVDDILFKIFPQLYLRNEHHRR, from the exons ATGGCCATATGCTCACTTTTCCTTAGTATTTGTGTCTTTGGGGTGTCTGCCGGCCAATGTTTCGGCAATCAGCAGTCCTTGTTGCTGCAATTGAAGAACAACCTCACATTCGATCCTGCTATGTCCACAAAACTTGCTCGGTGGAATCAAAGTGCTGATTGTTGTTCTTGGGAAGGCGTAACCTGCTACGAGGGGCGTATTATTGGTCTCGACCTGGCTGATGAATACATCACGGGTGGACTCAACAATTCAAGCAGCCTCTTCAGTCTTCAGCATCTCCAGAGCCTCAGTTTGGCTTGTAACGATTTCAGCAAGTATCATGAGATTCCATCAGAGTTTGACAAGCTTGCGAATTTGAGTTATTTGAATCTATCAAATGCTGGCTTTGAAGGGCAGATTCCTATTGCGATTTCACGCTTAACAAGGTTGGTTACTCTTGATTTATCTTACAATAACCTTAATCTTGAGGATCCAAATTTAAATATGCTCATTCAGAACCTTTCGGGGCTTATGGAACTTCATCTTGATGATGTACTTATGTCTGAGCAAGGCAATGAATGGTGTCAGGCCTTATCATCTTCACTCCCAAATCTGAGAGTGTTGAGCTTGTCAGTCTGCAATCTTTCAGGCCCTATTGATTCCTCCTTGCGGAATCTTAAGTCCCTCTCAATTATTCGTTTGAATGGTAATGACTTTTCTGCTCCAGTTCCAGATTTTTTTGcagatttcaaaaatttgacatCCTTACATTTATCTGCTA GTTCTTTGCCAGAATTTCCTCCTAATGGATCTCTTCGAACCATGCtgcttagcaaaacaaaattttccgGGACATTACCACCTTCTATTGGTAACCTGAAAATGTTGTCAACAATACATCTTCGGAGATGCAATTTCATTGGATCAATTCCAAATTCAATGGCAAACCTCACACAATTAGTCTCTTTGGACATGTCATACAATAGTTTCAATGGATCAATTCCACTTTTCAGCACGACCAAGAATGTGAGGATTCTTGACTTGAGTGAGAATTCACTAAGTGGCCAGATTCCAATTTGTCTATTTTCTCTTCCATCGTTGCGGAAATTACAGCTTTCCAACAACCAATTTTCTGGTCAAATCAACGAATTTTCCAACATTTCTTCTCACCTGCTGGAAACGCTTGATTTGAGTAGCAACAATTTGGGAGGGCCAATACCCATATTTATCTTGGAACTTCAAGGTCTTAAAACCCTCTCACTTTCTTCAAACCACTTTAACAGCTCCTTGCAGCTTGGTGTCATTCAGCAGCTAAAAAATCTTGTTCATGTTGATCTTTCACACAACAAGTTGAAAACATTTCCTGATTTCTTGAGAAACCAATCTAGTTTAATATGTCTAGACCTTTCAGACAACCAAATCTATGGAGAGATACCCAATTGGGTCTGGAAACTTCATTATCTTTATGACCTAGATCtctcttataattttttggtaacTTTGGAAGGACCCATCCTCAATCTTTCTCTTTATAGCCTAAACCTTCACTTCAATCAGCTCCAAGGGCAACTCCCAGTTATTTCATATGTCTTTAACTTGGATTTCTCGAGCAATAATTTCCATTCCTTTGTACCAGTAAGCTTCAGTCAATCCCTTGCTTCCACTACACTCTTGTCTCTTTCTAGTAATAAATTCAATGGGAGCATCCCTAGATCAATATGCAATGTTACAAATCTTGAAGTTCTAGATCTATCTAATAATTCTTTCAGTGGCACAATTCCCCAATGCTTGATTGAGAGGACTGATACACTTACGGTGCTGAATCTAATGATAAACAACCTCAATGGCACAATTCCTGATGCATTTCCGAATTATTGTGGTTTACACACTTTAGCTCTCAATAAGAACCAACTAGAAGGAGGGTTACCAAAATCTTTGGCCAACTGCATCTGGTTGGAGGTCTTGGATATTGGGAACAACCATATCGAGAGCACCTTCCCATTTTACTTGAAGAACACATCTATGTTGAAGATTCTTGTTTTGCGATCTAATAAATTTTATGGGCCCATTGCTCATTTAAACCCTAATGCTACTTGGCCACTACTTCAAATTGTAGATATAGctttaaacaattttactgGTAGGCTTCCGATAATTCCCCAGTCTAATTGGATGGCAATGATGGACCATGAGGATAAGGAGGGCCAATCACAATTGGATGAAATGGTAGAGACAATCATCGTTGGTTATCAAGATACAGTTACAATTACTATCAAAGGCTCACCATTGAAGTTGGTGGATATCCAAATTATCTTCACCACCCTTGACTTTTCTTGCAACAATTTTCATGGTCCTATACCTGAAGAAATTGGAGAACTCACATTGCTATATATTCTCAACATGTCGCATAATACTTTGACGGGTCAAATTCCACCATCTTTAGGAAAATTGAGTAATCTTGAATCACTAGACCTATCAAGCAACAAGCTTTCTGGTAAGATTCATGTGCAACTTGCCGATGGTCTTATTTTCCTATCAGTTCTCAACCTttcattcaatcaatttgtGGGGCAAATTCCATTCATCAAGCAGTTTGGTACATTTTCGGAAAATTCCTTTAAAGGAAACAAAGGATTATGTGGTTTGCCTTTGAAATCAAAATGCATATATGAGGAGCCACGATTATCGCCTCCAACAAATGAAGAATCTCATTTGAATTCTAGGATTGTGATTGAGTGGAATTACATAAGTGCTGAACTgggatttgtttttggctttggaattgtaattgggcCCCTTATGTTTTGGAAGAGATGGAGAATATGGTACTCCAAACATGTTGATGACATTCTTTTCAAGATCTTCCCTCAACTGTATCTCAGAAATGAACATCATCGAAGATGA
- the LOC132164356 gene encoding uncharacterized protein LOC132164356 produces the protein MSTISLSLSPKPFLSIYKPKPYCFLNTHNSSLPLTSPTNILSKRPNFSQSSLQKSTQIWRVSAASGGEVVPSEAAPLENSQEILTTSDDGVSNIIQALLFIAFIGLSVLTIGVIYIAVTDFLQKREREKFEKEEAANKKKNGKKKKVKARAGPRGFGQKIDDDDYED, from the exons ATGTCTACCATATCTTTATCCCTATCTCCCAAACCCTTCCTCTCCATTTACAAGCCAAAACCTTACTGTTTTCTCAACACCCATAATTCCTCTTTGCCATTGACCTCACCAACCAATATCTTATCCAAAAGACCCAATTTTTCACAGAGTTCACTTCAAAAAAGCACCCAAATTTGGAGAGTCTCAGCTGCCTCTGGTGGAGAAGTTGTGCCATCAGAAGCCGCCCCACTAGAGAATTCCCAGGAGATATTGACCACAAGTGATGATGGTGTCTCCAACATCATACAGGCTCTTCTCTTCATAGCCTTCATTGGTCTGTCTGTTCTCACTATTGGG GTTATCTACATAGCTGTGACAGATTTCTtgcagaagagggagagagagaagtttgAGAAAGAAGAGGCAGCTAACAAAAAGAAGaatggaaagaagaagaaggtgaaagCAAGGGCTGGGCCTAGGGGATTTGGGCAAaagattgatgatgatgattatgagGATTAG